The nucleotide sequence TATTCCTAACGTTTTCCCTGCAAGCTCAACACCCATAAACTTCTTTCTGTCCCACTTCCTCTCCTCTTTGAGGGATTTGTGGGCGTAGGGAATGAGCCTTGCAGCCGAAATCATCATTCCCATTGTGTGTTCCGTCGCTGCAAGTGTGTTTCCCGTAGGAGCGTTTACTACTAAGATTCCTCTCCTTGAGGCTGCTTCAAGGTCTATGTTGTCAACACCAACGCCTGCCCTTCCTACGACCTTTAACTTTTTCCTCCTCTCAAGGAGCTCCTCCGTCACAGGAGTACCGCTCCTTGTAATAAGCGCATCGTACTCTGGGATTATCTCCAAAATCCTTTCAAAGTTTCTAAAGAGCTCAGGGTCGTATGTCAGTTCAACGTCCGGCTGCTTTCTTAGGAGCTCTATCCCGGGCTCTGCTATATGTTCAGTTATGAGAATTTTGAACTTTTCCATTTTTTCCTCCTATCTTTCGTTAGGGCAAAAGATTATACTGCATTGAAGAGAAACCTTAGAATGTTTGTTGCATAACTCCCTTTAGGAAGTTCAAATTTTAGAAGGAGGCCTTCACCCTTTAATTCAAAGTGGAAGTTTTTAGGCTTTACCATTGTTCTTCTCTTGAATCTGTGAAAGAGTGAAATGTAATTTTTCAGAGATTTTTCGTTTAGTTGAATTCTCTCTACAATTTCACTGTACTCTTTTGAAAATGGAATGTAGGATGGAATTTCTCCAGGAACCTCTATCTTCTCCTTTGGATAAAGGAGCTCTCCCATTCTGTACTTTAACTTGAACGTTTCAACGTTACTCCCTTCAATGATTTCCCTTAGTTTTTCGTTGAACATAAAACTCTGAAGGACGTTGATTTGGAACTCAATTTCGCTCTTTGGAATTAAACGGAAGGCCTTCTTTAAATCTCCTCCCTTTAGCAAGAACTCTGCTACTCTTTTCCTCCAGCCTCTTAAGTAGGTCAGAGCTCCCTCATAGTTCCTTTCCAAAAATAGCCTCTTTCCCCTCCTCTCCCTTGAGTTTTCAAATCCCGCAGGTTGAAACAGAAACTTCAGTGCCTCCTCCAGTTCGTCTAAAAGCTGGACGAAGAGCTTCCCTTTTCTTGAGGATGTAAACCTCTGCTCTCCGTAGTAGTTGGGAATGCCGATATCCTTTAAGATTCTTAACCTTTCTCCGTCAATTTTAAAGGTATCCCTTACCAAGATTTCAAACCTGTTTCCTAAGACAACCTCTCTCACGCTTTTTTTAAGGAAGCCGACCTCAGAAAGTGAGAGATTTTTCTCTTTGATTTCTCTAAGCCTAAATTTCTTAGGAACTGAAATATACTGGAGTGTTTCTGCATTCTTGTCCTTTTTTCCACCGTAGGAAATTTCCCTTAATGGAACTCTGCTTAATTTTGAAATTCTCCTGAGTGCCTCCTCTGTTTCAAGTCCCCTCTTTTTAAGGAGGTATGCCCTGTAACTACCTTCATTAGAGGGTTTTTCGGACAAAATTTCCTCGACTTTAAAATCTTCTGGTTTAAACTTTATCCTCACAGTTCATCCCTAAAACTACAGAAATCGCTTCCTCCTTCGTTTTCACCTTTCCAACTGCCTGGAGCTCTAAAAGTTTCTCCTTAATAACTCCAACGCACCTGTTGGGTCTATCGTATCCCTTTATCTCCATTATTTCCCTTCCTGAAAGGAGAGGTTTTAAATTCATCAGTCTCTCCCTGTAGAATTGAACTAAGTACTTTACAAACTTCTCGTATTCGAGGAGTTTCTTGAACATTTCCTCAGATGTAGCTCCAAAGTCTGCAACTGAAAGGAGAAGAGTATGGAGGAAGTACTCCCTTGTATCCCTGAAGAGCCTGTAAATTGCCCTCTCCGTCAGATTCCCCTTTCTGTAAAGGTCGTACAGGAAAAAAGGCCTAAGATGGTTTCTCACGACGATAAACCCCATCCTCCCTGCCTTCTTGCCAAATCCAAGCCTTAGTAGAGCTCCCTTTGTAATTTCGGCTCCTACCTTATCGTGGTTGTAAAAGGTCAATCTTCCGTTTATCTCCTTAACAGTTAAGGGTTTACCAACATCGTGGTAGAGGGCAGTTAACTTTAGGCACTCCCTATCAGAGAAGTTTGGAATAAGTTCGATTGAACCTAAAGAGCTTGAAAGCTCACCCAAAATTTCACCTGCTTTTTTGAAAACGTATTCCTCCAAGAGCTCAACAGTTTTCAGTGTATGCTCCT is from Balnearium lithotrophicum and encodes:
- the truD gene encoding tRNA pseudouridine(13) synthase TruD — its product is MRIKFKPEDFKVEEILSEKPSNEGSYRAYLLKKRGLETEEALRRISKLSRVPLREISYGGKKDKNAETLQYISVPKKFRLREIKEKNLSLSEVGFLKKSVREVVLGNRFEILVRDTFKIDGERLRILKDIGIPNYYGEQRFTSSRKGKLFVQLLDELEEALKFLFQPAGFENSRERRGKRLFLERNYEGALTYLRGWRKRVAEFLLKGGDLKKAFRLIPKSEIEFQINVLQSFMFNEKLREIIEGSNVETFKLKYRMGELLYPKEKIEVPGEIPSYIPFSKEYSEIVERIQLNEKSLKNYISLFHRFKRRTMVKPKNFHFELKGEGLLLKFELPKGSYATNILRFLFNAV